The Chlorocebus sabaeus isolate Y175 chromosome 1, mChlSab1.0.hap1, whole genome shotgun sequence genome includes a region encoding these proteins:
- the LMO1 gene encoding rhombotin-1 isoform X1, translated as MMVLDKEDGVPMLSVQPKGKQKGCAGCNRKIKDRYLLKALDKYWHEDCLKCACCDCRLGEVGSTLYTKANLILCRRDYLRLFGTTGNCAACSKLIPAFEMVMRARDNVYHLDCFACQLCNQRFCVGDKFFLKNNMILCQMDYEEGQLNGTFESQVQ; from the exons GCGTGCCGATGCTCTCCGTTCAGCCCAAAGGGAAGCAGAAGGGTTGCGCGGGCTGTAACCGCAAGATCAAGGACCGCTATCTGCTGAAGGCATTGGACAAGTACTGGCACGAAGACTGCCTCAAGTGTGCCTGCTGTGACTGTCGCCTGGGCGAGGTGGGCTCCACCCTCTACACCAAGGCCAACCTCATCCTGTGCCGACGCGACTACCTGAG GCTCTTTGGTACTACAGGGAACTGTGCTGCTTGCAGCAAGCTGATCCCAGCCTTCGAGATGGTGATGCGGGCCCGGGATAACGTGTATCACCTCGACTGCTTCGCCTGCCAGCTCTGCAACCAGAG ATTTTGTGTGGGAGACAAATTCTTCCTGAAGAACAACATGATCTTGTGTCAGATGGACTATGAGGAGGGGCAGCTCAATGGCACCTTTGAATCCCAAGTTCAGTAA
- the LMO1 gene encoding rhombotin-1 isoform X3, giving the protein MVSWGVPMLSVQPKGKQKGCAGCNRKIKDRYLLKALDKYWHEDCLKCACCDCRLGEVGSTLYTKANLILCRRDYLRLFGTTGNCAACSKLIPAFEMVMRARDNVYHLDCFACQLCNQRFCVGDKFFLKNNMILCQMDYEEGQLNGTFESQVQ; this is encoded by the exons ATGGTATCCTGGG GCGTGCCGATGCTCTCCGTTCAGCCCAAAGGGAAGCAGAAGGGTTGCGCGGGCTGTAACCGCAAGATCAAGGACCGCTATCTGCTGAAGGCATTGGACAAGTACTGGCACGAAGACTGCCTCAAGTGTGCCTGCTGTGACTGTCGCCTGGGCGAGGTGGGCTCCACCCTCTACACCAAGGCCAACCTCATCCTGTGCCGACGCGACTACCTGAG GCTCTTTGGTACTACAGGGAACTGTGCTGCTTGCAGCAAGCTGATCCCAGCCTTCGAGATGGTGATGCGGGCCCGGGATAACGTGTATCACCTCGACTGCTTCGCCTGCCAGCTCTGCAACCAGAG ATTTTGTGTGGGAGACAAATTCTTCCTGAAGAACAACATGATCTTGTGTCAGATGGACTATGAGGAGGGGCAGCTCAATGGCACCTTTGAATCCCAAGTTCAGTAA
- the LMO1 gene encoding rhombotin-1 isoform X2 has product MVLDQEDGVPMLSVQPKGKQKGCAGCNRKIKDRYLLKALDKYWHEDCLKCACCDCRLGEVGSTLYTKANLILCRRDYLRLFGTTGNCAACSKLIPAFEMVMRARDNVYHLDCFACQLCNQRFCVGDKFFLKNNMILCQMDYEEGQLNGTFESQVQ; this is encoded by the exons GCGTGCCGATGCTCTCCGTTCAGCCCAAAGGGAAGCAGAAGGGTTGCGCGGGCTGTAACCGCAAGATCAAGGACCGCTATCTGCTGAAGGCATTGGACAAGTACTGGCACGAAGACTGCCTCAAGTGTGCCTGCTGTGACTGTCGCCTGGGCGAGGTGGGCTCCACCCTCTACACCAAGGCCAACCTCATCCTGTGCCGACGCGACTACCTGAG GCTCTTTGGTACTACAGGGAACTGTGCTGCTTGCAGCAAGCTGATCCCAGCCTTCGAGATGGTGATGCGGGCCCGGGATAACGTGTATCACCTCGACTGCTTCGCCTGCCAGCTCTGCAACCAGAG ATTTTGTGTGGGAGACAAATTCTTCCTGAAGAACAACATGATCTTGTGTCAGATGGACTATGAGGAGGGGCAGCTCAATGGCACCTTTGAATCCCAAGTTCAGTAA